Genomic DNA from Oncorhynchus mykiss isolate Arlee chromosome 2, USDA_OmykA_1.1, whole genome shotgun sequence:
CAACTTTGGTCACTTTCATGGCACTTGACCTATGTTGTCACTAACTGTTTCATAGTAACCTTATCGTGTttactgtttctctttctctctctaaatcattgtctgtctgtttctctataaatcattgtctgtctgtctcgcagtATGGAGGTGCCCCTGCTGGTGGCCACCCCCCTGGTGGACCTGGCTTTGGAGGATACCCTGGTCAGCAGCAAGACCCTCTCTATGGATATTTTGCTGCTGTTGCAGGCCAGGTAATAAGACTTACAGATTGACATATTGAGCTATCTGCTAGTctcaacacagtcaaaacagctTACTGTCAtctaaaaatgcattgttttggTCTCAGTAAGTATTTTTTCCCCTATATGTTTTGACATTGGAAGGATGGGCACATATCAGCGGAAGAGCTCCAGCAATGCCTCACACAGGCTAACTTCTCTGGTGGCTACAAACGTAAGAGTGACACCATGTACAAGACCGACGGCAACCGCAAACTCCCAGTCATTTTTcaatgcagtattttgttttattCTATTCTTTACATTGTATGGAGAGCTGCCTGTGGTTTGATGAACTGTTATCTTATCTCTGACAGCTTTTAACCTGGAGACCTGCAGACTGATGATCAACATGCTGGATGTATCCTTGACTAACcagtcagtacagacacacagatttTTAAAATACTATGGTCCCTACTAGCTACCAGGACAATAATATGAGATGGAATATGCGTAAGTGACAGTTTTTTTGTGCATTCAGAGTTTGCAGAAAGTCCTCTCACATTGTATGACTGTGTTCCATGGATTTTTCTTGAATGGGGAAAAAACAACTAGATATATCAGGACAACATCATCTAAATATTGAAATGATTCAGGAAACCTTTAGCCGTCTATATTCATGTTTGAGGTAAGGTTGTGAGGTCACTGCTGTTCCTGTTCCTTGACTGAAGCGACCCCTCAGAGAGACATGTCATGTACTATGGGCTTCAACGAGTTCAAGGAGCTGTGGACCGTGCTCAATGGCTGGAAGCAGCACTTCATGTCCATTGATCGTGACCAGAGTGGGACCGTGGACCCCCAGGAGATGCACCAGGCAGTCACTTCCATGGGTACGTACAAGCACAAAGGGTGTATTCGTTTATATGTGTATACACAATAAGTGATGATATGTTCATTtgacatgtttgtttgtgtgttacaGGCTACAGACTGAGCCCACAAGCCATGAACTGCATCATCAAGAGATTCAGTTCTCAGGGGAAGATCACCTTTGATGACTACGTAGCTTGTTGTGTGAAACTCAGAACCCTGACTGGTGAGTGGACTGTTTTGATCACTTGTCCATTATCACTATGACTATTGTATATGTGGTTGTTTGGTAATAGTTTATCTCTGTATGTTTGCTACAGATTTGTTCCGAAAGCGGGACCAAGCTGGACAGGGAATGGCCACATTTCCATACGATGATGTAAGTCTTTCAAATCTCTTACATTTTATTTTCAGATCCTCTTCCTTGTTGTAAGCACTTACTGTAAATGGCCCCTTCTTAAATGTTAAGTattataatctctctctctctctctctctctctctctcagttcatccAGTGCACGATGAGCACATGAAGAGACAGAGCAGAAAAACATCTGAGGGACTACCTCTTAACTCCCAtaatatttacaatttagcatgTGTAAAAATTAATTCTGACATGTATTTTTGATACTCACAAATCGCTTGCATTTTTTGATTGCTTTTATACAAACATGACTAAATAGGAAGTTTTGAAATAGGAAGTTGCTATAAAATTGTAACATTACCTTAGGAAACTGGAATATTTGCCAACTTTAACCACTAGGTGTGCCTATAAACCCGTGTCACCACTGCATGTTCTGTATATTATGTCACTGTTGAAAGTCTTTACTATTCATCATGATAATCAATATATCCCTAAATATAGCTGGGAGTAATTTTgtctgtatgtgaaagagagtAATAAACACAACCATATATGTGGAATACACCTCTGATGATCTGCTGTTTTCCTATTAGGTCTTGGTGACAGTTCAATTAAATCGAGTGAGCATTATCAGCATTTCACACTGTAGGTCCACATGCACTCTCCATGGGAAAATAAGAATAATAGAACAAGGTATGAATCCAGAAAATAATTGATTTAACTTACGAGTGATTTTATGGTTTCTAAAATGTCAACATCACTCACTTCTGACCATCACTCTTGTCCACttggagagagactgaggaggctATGACTTGAGCAGGCAGAACTTCCACTCTGTCGTTTCCTGGAGGTCCAGTCTGCCCACTCCTCACATCCAAAGTGGAAAGACTGGGTCCCATATTGAGCTAGATATAAAGACCATTTTTGTTGAGTTCTTTACAGGAGAAATTGTGGACCAAGATGTAGAGCTTTTCCTAAACCTGCGAAATTATACAGCCTGTCTACAAGCAACTAGACAAGTTTGGGATCTGGTATGGGGTCAGAAGGtacaaagtacatttgtggaaaatCAACAGATTTCCAGTACAGATCCTAAACTCAACCGCAATGGGTccctagtggttcgagcgttggactagtaaccggaaggttgcaagttcaaaccccagagctgacaaggtacaaatctgtcgttctgcccctgaacaggcagttaacccactgttcctaggccgtcattgaaaataagaatttgttcttaactgacttgcctagttaaataaaggtaaaataaataaaaaaacattgggAGAGTCGGTTATCAAGGTCAGACCCATCGCTGCTACATCTGTCAGAGTCTGGACCATCAGGTCAGAGATTGTCATAAAACATTATGGGCTGGACTGGGCCGCAATGCAAAAGACTTTACTGAAGAAGGGATGTACAGCCTATGTGGAGGTGAAGGTCACACCTTCCAATGCCCAGTGTCCTATGCGGGCATGGTAAGAAGAGGTCCAGCCTCTAATCCAAGGCTTGACGAAACGGGATAAAGAGAAAGTGAGCCCGCAGCATTAGACCCAGCACCCTAGACCATCAGCAAGACTACAACTCACGCTGTGGCACTGTGTGCCGTCACCCGCTGCTTCTCCAGGAGCTGTGACAGAGAGTGAgcccgggagagagagagttgagacgGCCTAAGAAGAAAGAAATGGAACTAGTAAGGTCGTCCACCCGAGCGCTGAAGTAGACGTCACCCACCAGTCTTCCAACTCCATCCCGAGCGACGGTGAAGAAGAAAGTGACAGCAGTGAGCGTGAGGCCAAAAGGGAACATGAGAGAGATGAAGACGACACCAATGAAAGTGAATACCGtgcccctcttctcctccatcactacctccCAATGATGGCCCTTAATATGAAATGTCTGTGAAATGTCTAGAAAACAAAGATATGATAAATGAATTGAAGTTAGAAATATGTGAACTGAAAATTTTATTAAACTGACATTGACTTGTCGGACATTATGAAGTCCAGAATAAcaggatttaaaaaaatctaatgtAAGTATTTAGATAGGCCTACACGGAAATATTTAAAttacacggaacaaaaatataaacgccacaatttaaaatattttactgagttatagttcatgtaaggaaatcattagaccctaatctatggatttcacatgactgggaatacagatatgcatctgttggtcacagataccttaaaaaaaaggtagggcaGGGACCAGAACCTGTCAGTTTCTGTtgtgcagcgcaacacatctccttcgcatacaGTTGATCAGTctgttgattgtgtcctgtggaatgttgtcccgctCTTCTTGGATGGTTGTGCGAAGTTCCTGGATATCGTCggaaactggaacacactgttgtacacgtagatccagaacatcccaaacacgttcaatgggtaacatgtctggtgagtatgcagaccattgaaaaaaattgacattttcagcttccaaggatgatcaaatcaaattttgttggtcacatacacatatttagcagacgttattgcgtgtgtagcgaaatgcttgtgttactagctccaacagtgcagtagtatccaacaattcataataatacacacaaatctaaaagtaaaagaatggaattaagaaatatataaatattaggatgagcaatgtctgagtggcattgactaaaatacagtagaatacagtatatgaaatTAGTttaacagtatgtaaacattaaagtgactagtgttcaatttaaagtgaccagtgattccatgtctatgtagaacatagggcagcagcctcttaaggtgctaaggtgcagggttgagtaaccaggtggtagccggtagtcatggctatttaacagtgtgATACtgtagaagctatttttcagtctcttggtcccagctttgatgcacctgtactgacctcgccttctgaatgataacggggtgaacaggtagtggctcgagtggttgatatccttgatgatctttttggtcttcctgttacatcgtgctgtaggtgtcctgcagggcaggcagtatccccggtgatgcgttggacaTACCCAGCGGCGACCACTCATTTAGATTTtttggggcttgcctgttttaaatgttattttggcattaatatgtgtcacatatcagtttgcaaacaatta
This window encodes:
- the sri gene encoding sorcin (The RefSeq protein has 2 substitutions compared to this genomic sequence) encodes the protein MSYPGYGASAGGYPGGYGGAPAGGHPPGGPGFGGYPGQQQDPLYGYFAAVAGQDGHISAEELQQCLTQANFSGGYKPFNLETCRLMINMLDRDMSCTMGFNEFKELWTVLNGWKQHFMSIDRDQSGTVDPQEMHQAVTSMGYRLSPQAMNCIIKRFSSQGKITFDDCVACCVKLRTLTVYLCMFATDLFRKRDQAGQGMATFPYDDFIQCTMST
- the sri gene encoding sorcin isoform X1 — its product is MCLEYTIYFLECSFHFSKTYSEMSYPGYGAPAGGYPGGYGGAPAGGHPPGGPGFGGYPGQQQDPLYGYFAAVAGQDGHISAEELQQCLTQANFSGGYKPFNLETCRLMINMLDRDMSCTMGFNEFKELWTVLNGWKQHFMSIDRDQSGTVDPQEMHQAVTSMGYRLSPQAMNCIIKRFSSQGKITFDDYVACCVKLRTLTDLFRKRDQAGQGMATFPYDDFIQCTMST
- the sri gene encoding sorcin isoform X2, producing MSYPGYGAPAGGYPGGYGGAPAGGHPPGGPGFGGYPGQQQDPLYGYFAAVAGQDGHISAEELQQCLTQANFSGGYKPFNLETCRLMINMLDRDMSCTMGFNEFKELWTVLNGWKQHFMSIDRDQSGTVDPQEMHQAVTSMGYRLSPQAMNCIIKRFSSQGKITFDDYVACCVKLRTLTDLFRKRDQAGQGMATFPYDDFIQCTMST